The genome window CTATATCGCAAAGGCAAAGCCCGTTGATCCAGTGCTTGATCAAGCTGTTGATCCAGCCCTCTGGGGATGCACCCGTCGAAAGAGAAGCATGGGTAGCACCAGCAGCAACAGCATCGTATATAGTATCTGATCCAACAGCAGCTGTAGCACCAGTAGCAGTAGCAGTTCCAAAGCCATATCCCGTAGCTTCCCTTAGCACGGTTCCACCAACAGCACGAGATCCAGCACCTATAACAGAACCTATAGACCCAGGTGACCCAGTTCCAGATCCTGTTCTATATCAAGAGCCGGATCCAGCTTATCCACTACCATCTAGAACAGCAGCAGAGACAGTAGCATACGCAGAGTTCCTAGTTCCAGGTCCATCCATTGAAGCACCAATAATAGCACTTGTTTCAGCACCACCCGCCAACATAGAGAAGAGAGGGCGTGCCTGTAGCTTACCCAGTAGAAGACCCAGCAGCATAGTTCATCGGGAGTATAAGTAGCTAGAGAAGCAGCTTTAATAAGTTGATCCAGCTTGGGCGATGATTCTGATCTTGATCCGGGGGTAGGGCATgaatgttacgtatagaatctcgaGCTCCGGGGTCTTCACGCATATGTATCAACTCTTCTTTTGGAACCATAGCTGCAAGAAGTCATCAGTTCAAAGCTCGCCTTCCTTCTCGACTAACGTGGCGCCGCCCCTAACTTTTGAGAACCAACTCCTAGTTCCCCGTTCCCGAAATGTTGATTAATTGTATTGATGATTTGGGAATTTGTTCATTCCGGGGGCACCCGACATGGCATTTCCACGATTGCATAACATTCCCTCCCGGTCGTCGCCGCCTTCGCCGTCGCCATTCCCAGCCTTGGTAGAAGTGGGTAGCGGCACTGGGTGGACGGTCTATCCGCTTGAGCATCAATCTATTGTGCGGGAAGGGAGTTAGCCGGTTACAGTACTTCCGGTGTCGGCCTTCCTTGCTAGATTTTATTGCCTTGTATTTTTTTGAAACTATTAGAACAGAACACGGAACTCACTACTCCATCAGAAAACAAAATGACCAACTATAGGACCGATCTAAAGGTTGATGAGATCGGTCGAGTGGTCTCAGTCGGAGATGGGATTGCACGTGTCTATGGATTGAACGAGATTCAAGCTGGGGAAATGGTCGAATTTGCCAGCGGTGTGAAAGGAATAGCGTTGAATCTTGAGAATGAGATATTTATCCTCCCTACCCCATTGAATTTTGTCCTCCTATTTATCCTCCCTACCCCATTGAATTTTGTCCTCCTATTTATCCTCCCTACCCCATTGAATTTTGTCCTACTATTTCTCCCTACCCCTCTATCACTTTCTCCTCGTCAAAAACGAAGGAGAGAGGAGAGCCCCCCGCCCGCAGTGGATCAAGCCGAGGAAGGGCCTTTAGAAGAGCCCACCCCTGAACCCGAGGAGGGGCCCGCCGATGAGGAATATCAGGCTGAAGGCGAGGAAGAAACCGATGGGGAAGAGGCTGACGACACCGAGGAAGCCCAACCCAGAGGGTCCTCGCCCGACACCTCCGATTACGAGCGTGAATCGGGGTGGGATAACTTGACTCCCGAGCAACGAAGCATCCTTAGGCGGGGGGATAAGAGAAATAGGGCATTCTTGACCTTTGATCCCTCGAGTCCTTCCTCATCCTCTGAGGGATCAAATCGCGGCGAATTCTTGACCTTTGATCCCCCGAGTGCTTCCTCATCCTCTGAGGGAGAGAACTCGGAGGGTACTGGGGGGGGCTCCTGGGGTGATGACGAGTGGGAATAACTTTATCTTTACGATAAGGGAAAGGGGGGGGGCAGGTTATAGTTAGGGGGGAGGGATGTGATGGATAGACTCTTACCGAGACAAACATGGATAAACCCATCACTCCTCCGTTCGTGTTGGGAGCCCCATCTGCTGTTGTGTTGCCAACGAATCCTCCCAATGTTTCTATGTTACGGCAATTTCGTGAATGCTATTCCGATCTGAGTGGTCTGATTCCGTGTCCCGTGCTGGGGAGCATTATCCTCCTCTTCATTCCAAACTCAAGAATACGACTGATACGATTCATCGGCCCGTGCGTCTCTCTCCTCACTTTCTTGTACTCCCTCGTTCTCCGGATGCAATCTGATTCCTCCACGGCCGAATTCCAATTCGTGGGAACCATTCGATGGCTTCCTCATGAGAACATCAATTTGTACATGGGTCCAGATGGTATCTCCTCATTCTTTGTGGTATTGACCACATTTCCAATCCCTATTCGCATTCTAGTGGGCTGGTCCAGTATAGAAAGTTATGGGAAAGAGTATGTTATAGTATTTCCAATTTGCGAATTTCTCATGATCGCCGTGTCTCGCATGCCGGATCTTTTACTACTCCATGTTCTTCTCGAAAGCGTGCTAATCCCTATGTTGTGCGGAGCTGAGCACCTTCTATTCGCTGGGAGCTTCTCCCTCTGCAGGAGCCTTGTGCAGTAAACCCCCTACGGGCGGTCCCCCGCGAAGCTCTCGGGAAGAAGGGTAGTCTTGTGTGTGGGCATAGCATTCCCGAACCGACATCCATCTATGTCTTGGGATCGTGGGGTACTCCGGGTAGTGGGTACCTCGCACGCCCCGCCTACTTGAGTATTGTATGGATATGCGGGAAAGGGTGCTCCCGGGGGTCCGACTCTTCTAATTCGGGGCAGGGTGCAGACACACTTGCGCGGATTCGGGTGACGGCTACAAGGCGAGGGAGAGAAAGGAAACTGTACCCGACCAGGGATGGACGTAAACTCGGTTGCTATCGCAAAGGGGGGATAATCGTCCTGGTCCTCGAAAAAAGCCGCCGCCCGTAtgccctatagatagtagggaTCGTCGCCGGCTCCCTCTTGGCAAGGAGAGGGAAGGAGTTGCTGAAACGAAATGGACTAGTATGATTACGAAGAGAGACTGGCCGCAAAGAGAAAGAGCCGAGTTATGGCGCCGTAGGGCCCTCCCTCATCTAGAATTCCTTACCACCCTGCTTCACTTCCCTcgcgaatagtaggggcccacccaccCCTCAGTGTGCATTCATAGGGCCCCTACTCGCGAGGGGCCGTTGGGGGGTATAGTCGACGTTGTGGATGAAATGCCTTACAATCTATAGGGCGTCGATCATACGCCGCAAGCATCCATCTATTCTTTGGAGACAGAGAAGCGGAGCCCCCTACCTCTATATTGGTCTATAGTTGGGCGAATCGAGTGGGAATCCACCCATGGAGAGGTAGGGCATCGACATGCCCTACTATAACAACTACTAGAAAGGGGTAGGGGTTATTCTAGCGGGCTGATTCATTATTGTGGGCCCCCTTCTTAATAAGTAATCCCTACTATTCGCCAGGGTTCTTTTAGCCCCCTACTATTCTTGATAGAAGGGCCCCCCCCATTCTAGTTATAGTTCTATGGTTCCCCCTCGACATTCTATGGGTCTGGGGCTGATTAATTGACTGATTCCCTACTATTGGGGGCCCTACTCTTTTCTATGGCCTTTTCGGGGTCTGCGAGAAAgcgaatagtagggggctagaataATATGAAAAAGGGCGACATAGTAGGGGGGAGGTAGATTACTACTCTAAAGGGGGGGGTGGGGAGCTAAAGGGAAGCAGGCTGATGCCATTAGGCGGGCCCCTTCCAATTTTCGTAGTCCTTTCCTAACTATAGCTAGAACTGGTGATCGATTCCGAATTCAGAATCAAGTCCCCTCCGGAATTTCCCCTCCGTTCCACGTTCCCGAAATGGATCTCGTCAAATATtcaacatttcctatgatcattCCCCTCTCGGGTATTCGGGGAATCTTCCCAAATAGACGGAATATTACTATTATGTCAATGTCCATTGAATCAATGTTACCAGCCGTCAATTCGAACCCTTTGGTATTCCCCGTTTATCCGGATGATATGATGGGTCAATCATTTGCCTTATCGGTGTTAACGGTGGCAGCTGCGGAATCTGCTATTGGGTTGGCCATCCCGGTTATTACTTTCCGAATTCGAGGGACCATTGCAGTAGAATCTATCAATCGCATGAAGGGTCGAGCAGCACCAGCACGAATTGTTTTGGTCGTTTTTTGGGGGAACGAACTGGCCGCTACAAATACGAAGAACTCCAAAGCACGGAACTACTATAGCCAACCACTAGAGCTAACCAGCTAACTACTTTGGCTAACTACTATAGGTAGGTAGGTAGGTTGCCCTAAAGATCCCCTTAGGGCagattctatactacacatgcccaccccccctacaattctatgggctatTCTATTGGGGCGGGGTAGGTTGATTCAGTTGTTGACCCTGCCCTACAATTCGCCTCAATTGATCGAGTTTACTGAGCAGTTTCATATCCTGTTTCGGATCCCCCTTATTAATCTGTCAATTAATCAGCCCGCGAGAAAgcgaatagtagggggctagaataACCCCTCAAATTCTATGGCCCAGTCATAGATGCAGATCGAGACCGGGATCCTCTAGGTGCAGATATAGTTGACCCAGGGTCCTTGGCTTCAGCAGTTCCGGAGCCGGTTGATCCGTCTCGCAAATGAACCAGCAGTATCGGAGTAAGCAGGAGTAGAGATAGCGTCTTAGCCAGTTCGAGTACCGGAGCCAGGTTACCTACAAACATCAGTATCAGTTCGGGTCGACCCATAACCAAGAAATGATCTAGCGGAGTCGGGGGCAGGAGCACAGGAAGCAGTTCCGGGTCGAGATTGGGGTTACTCTTCAGGTGCAGCACCTGTAGTAGTAGTTTCATCCATTGATCCAGTTAGAGATCGAGACGCAGTAGTAGCAGCTGGGGCATACATAGGCAGCTCCGAGGCGGATCTAGAGGCATTAGTGGAGTACCTATCCGATATGGAAacagccctacaattctatgggccgtATCAGTGGCGGGAGCACGGGCAAAGACGTAGGAAGCTTTCTTAAAAGGGGTGCATCGGAGAGGAGCAGAGAGAGCAGCATCTGAGCCCGTTCGTTCTCTCAACCCTAGCATCGGTTTACCCATAAGCCGCGCGCGGCTGATCCAGTTGATCGAGTTTCTCCTTTTTCCACTATATATATCGCCCCGCATCCCCGATGGTTCAATAGCCAACAGCGTAAACATCTGAGCCAGTAGCTGAGGTAGCGGTCCTCCAGCCGTTCCCACCCCGCTTCGGTGGTTTTCTGGAGCATAGGCAGGTGCGGTTGGCCGGGTGAACTACTTATTCTACGGAAGAAGAAGCCTTTTTGAGAGAGGCATAGGCACCATGGGCCGGTCAATCAATCATTAGAGACGCAACGTTCCGGACTTTACATGCGCGCATAGATCGAGACCCGGCCCATCACCAGCAGAGGAATGGACTGAGGTTTAGGTGGAGGGAGCAGTCCCGCTCCGGGGCAGAGGCAGTTTATTACCCAGCATCAGTGCCAGTCGAGGATCCGGGTGCGCATAGAGATGCAGAGCCACAACTATACCACAGAGAATTGTAGGGGCCGATTGGAACCCCGCAGAGACATAAATAGTTTAAGATCCTCCAGGTACCGCTATAATTGGGTGGGAGGCCCCGGCCTATTCTAAGGGTATAGTTCCGGGTGGGTCTAGCAACTATCGAGTGGAGGGGGGCTAGCCCCCCCCTACTATTCGCGAAGGGTTCTTGATAGAAGGGCCCCTTACTCTAGCAGGTTGTTAATTAATTGACTGGGTGGGCCCCTATTTTCTATTATTCTGGAGGAGGCTATGGGGGCGTCATTAATGAACGCATTAATGAACTGCTCCCCTAGGGGTGGGAGGAGGCTATGGGGGATTCTAGCAGGTTTATTAATTAGGCCTGCAGAGGTAGATGCCGTTGTAGGGGCCCTCCCACCCCCGCACTAGAATTCCCTCCTATCAAGCCCCTGGGTGGATTAATTGTTGATAGTAAACCAAGCACTACAATCTGTGAATGGGCACTCTGAACTACCAACCAATCCCCatctatgtatatctatatatatatagggcAACGACttcaggggtgggtgggaggctatAGTACTGGTTGTATCACGGCTACTATAATGGATGGATGATCCCACCTCTTATAGACGTACGTGCTACGACTTCGTACCCACCTATCAATGATCGTACCCACCTAGATATATGAGTTGTTGGTTGGGAGTCAATGACCCACCTTTCTTCGTACCCACCTATCAAGCACCTCTCAACTAGACTCCCCACCCATCCCAATGATCGGATCGGTCAAGTTGAGTACCCACCTAGAAGAGTCCCCTgccgaatagtaggggcccaccccccCCATTATAGCTGAATAGTAGGGCAACATTGGTTGGGATTCAATGATCCCCGGCAACAACTAGAATTCCCCCCCACCCCTCCCACCCACCCCTATGGCTTTCGTATTCTTTCGTCTGGATGGATGATGTGTGATGGATGGATGAAGATTcgggcagatatatatatatatagccggGCACTTGGGGATGGGCTACTGGCCATATCGGCTGTATAGGGGCCCATCAACACTTGCCAGGGGGAATCAAGACTTGCGGGGGCATGGAGACTTGGTTATGGGCTACTAGTAGCCATATCTATATAGCCGGGGTACGGGCTACTGGAGTTGGGGATGGGGATGAACACTTTGATTcgggcagatatatatatatatagccggGCACTTACAACTCGTTTCTATTGTCGCTTGAATACCAGTAGGAAGGATTCCAACCAGTAGGAAGGATGAAGTTTGTTGGGAGGAAGGCTTCATTGGAGTGCCCCCCATCTCTATCTAAAGAGGATTCCGTGTGAAGGATTCGGTCGTCAGTGAAGGAGTCAGTGGTTGCCCTTGGTTGCCCATGGGGATTGGGTCGGTCATGTTACTACTATAGTAGGAAGCTCGATTCACAGTGAAGGTTGCTATTCGGGagtgcccatagaattgtaggggccatGAGGATCGGTAGGTTGCCCATGGCGGTTGTTGAACTTGTATTCCCGGTTGTATTCCCTCTATAGATTTTCCTTCAATCACAAATCCTTAAGCCCGCTAGTAAAGGCAGGCAGCTCCTCATGAGCTGGGGTTGCCCAAAGAAATGTTAACCGGGTGGGCTCGATTCTCCGATAGGTTTCCCAGAGCTGGGGTAAGGGGAAGAGCTGTACTGGAGAGAGCCTCACTGCTCGTGTAATAGCTAGGAATCAGCCTTCTAAATCGCCCACCCACGTTTttatcgattctatacgtaacatgaataatagaataatagggggtgggccctactattctaagggggcgTTAGCGATCTTCCTTCGAGAAAGTTGggccctattattctattattccCCTACTTTCTATTATTGTCCGGTTGAGAAAGAATGTTAGGCCAATCCAATGAAGCCGGGTCACCTTTCAACCATCCATCCTTCCTAACGAGGAGCTACTCTTGCCTCCCAACGGGGAATTCTTTATCCAACTATAGCCGGAGGAGAGGGGAGCTATAAGGGGTTTATCCTCGTTCCCTTGCCGGGACTACCCGGGAGGAGGGAAAGAACAACATAAAGGAGCGTTGATAGGAGCGGAGAAAGGATTGATGCTCTGGCAACTATATTGGGCAATAGATTGATGCTCGAATATATGGGACCGGGTTAACGTTGAGGGAGAGCTAGAACTCCCTGATCAGATTAGGGCGGCTAACTGCTCATAGTTGGGGACGGTGAGCTCCTCTTTCTCGCATTTGTTTAATTACCCACCGGGGGGGATGGAGCACCACCGGTTGCCCTTTACTCTATAGTTGTTGAATTCCGAGAAGTAACCTTCCTTGCTCGGGTACCACCTTCCTTCCGAACAATCCAATGAGGGCCCCGGAACATCCGCGACTTTCTCCCCTACCCGTCCTTCACCCACGGTTAGCCTAACGTTACTTTCTAGCGAACTAGTTCAACCTGTCCTAACTCTGTGGGCTGGCGGTGGGAGGCTTAAGCTATAGTTGATTCCCTCCCCGGATGGAGTAACCGTCACTGTA of Cryptomeria japonica unplaced genomic scaffold, Sugi_1.0 HiC_scaffold_577, whole genome shotgun sequence contains these proteins:
- the LOC131077511 gene encoding uncharacterized protein LOC131077511, producing MTNYRTDLKVDEIGRVVSVGDGIARVYGLNEIQAGEMVEFASGVKGIALNLENEIFILPTPLNFVLLFILPTPLNFVLLFILPTPLNFVLLFLPTPLSLSPRQKRRREESPPPAVDQAEEGPLEEPTPEPEEGPADEEYQAEGEEETDGEEADDTEEAQPRGSSPDTSDYERESGWDNLTPEQRSILRRGDKRNRAFLTFDPSSPSSSSEGSNRGEFLTFDPPSASSSSEGENSEGTGGGSWGDDEWE
- the LOC131872364 gene encoding NADH-ubiquinone oxidoreductase chain 4-like — translated: MDKPITPPFVLGAPSAVVLPTNPPNVSMLRQFRECYSDLSGLIPCPVLGSIILLFIPNSRIRLIRFIGPCVSLLTFLYSLVLRMQSDSSTAEFQFVGTIRWLPHENINLYMGPDGISSFFVVLTTFPIPIRILVGWSSIESYGKEYVIVFPICEFLMIAVSRMPDLLLLHVLLESVLIPMLCGAEHLLFAGSFSLCRSLVQ
- the LOC131077510 gene encoding NADH-ubiquinone oxidoreductase chain 4L; translation: MDLVKYSTFPMIIPLSGIRGIFPNRRNITIMSMSIESMLPAVNSNPLVFPVYPDDMMGQSFALSVLTVAAAESAIGLAIPVITFRIRGTIAVESINRMKGRAAPARIVLVVFWGNELAATNTKNSKARNYYSQPLELTS